The Ovis aries strain OAR_USU_Benz2616 breed Rambouillet chromosome 6, ARS-UI_Ramb_v3.0, whole genome shotgun sequence genome includes a window with the following:
- the HOPX gene encoding homeodomain-only protein: MSTETASGPTEDQVEILEYNFNKVNKHPDPTTLCLIAAEAGLSEEETQKWFKQRLAQWRRSEGLPSECRSVTD; encoded by the exons ATGTCGACCGAGACCGCGAGCGGCCCCACTGAGGACCAGGTGGAGATCCTGGAGTACAACTTCAACAAGGTCAACAAGCATCCGGACCCCACCACGCTGTGCCTGATCGCGGCGGAGGCAGGCCTTTCAGAGGAGGAGACCCAG aaatgGTTCAAGCAGCGCCTGGCCCAGTGGCGGCGGTCTGAAGGCCTACCCTCTGAGTGCAGATCCGTCACAGACTGA